The Cylindrospermum stagnale PCC 7417 genome segment TTCGAGCCCCGTCAGTCCCGTTAAAAACCATGAGTCCTGAGTGTTATGATTTTATGCTCAGGATTCTTAACGTAAATATTTTGTGAAAGAGAGAATAAACTGTGACTGTTAGAGTCCGTATTGCTCCGAGTCCAACTGGGAATTTACATATTGGTACAGCTAGAACGGCTGTGTTTAACTGGTTGTTTGCCCGCCATCACGGCGGGACGTTCATTTTGCGGATTGAAGACACAGATCTAGAGCGATCGCGTCCCGAATATACAGATAATATCCTGGAGGGACTGCGCTGGCTGGGTTTGAACTGGGATGAAGGTCCATTTTACCAATCCCAACGCCTGCATCTCTACAAAGAAGCAGTACAAAAACTACTAGAACAGAAGTTAGCCTACCGCTGCTACACCACCTCTGAAGAACTAGAGGCGATGCGAGAAGCTCAAAAAGCGAGGGGCGATGCTCCTCGCTATGACAACCGTCACCGCAATCTCACCCCAGAACAACAGGCAGCTTTTGAAGCTGAAGGTCGCTCTTCTGTGATTCGTTTCAAAATTGAAGATGAGCGGGAAATTGTCTGGAATGACCTAGTACGGGGCAAAATGTCTTGGAAAGGTAGCGATCTCGGTGGTGATATGGTCATTGCTCGCGCCTCTGAAGATGGCATTGGGCAACCACTGTACAACTTTGTCGTTGTAGTAGATGACATTGATATGCAAATCAGTCATGTGATTCGCGGAGAAGACCATATAGCCAACACCGGCAAGCAAATTTTGCTCTATGAAGCGTTGGGTGCAAAAATCCCAGAATTTGCCCACACACCGCTGATTTTGAACATGGAAGGGCGCAAGCTTTCTAAACGGGATGGCGTCACTTCCATTTCTGACTTTCAGCAAATGGGTTTCACCGCCGAAGGCTTGGTGAATTACATGACATTGCTGGGTTGGTCTCCCCCAGACTCAACTCAGGAAATATTCACCTTAGATACAGCAGCTAAGGAATTTAGCTTTGAGCGTGTTAATAAAGCGGGGGCTAAGTTTGACTGGGACAAACTAGATTGGTTGAATAGCCAGTATCTCCACAGTATGCCAGTAGATAAACTCACAGATTTGCTCATACCTTACTGGGAAGGAGCCGGGTATAATTTTGCTGGCGGCAGAGAGCGCCCTTGGTTAGAGGAGCTAGTTACATTACTGAGCGCTAGTCTGACTCGGTTGGTGGATGCTGTCGCGATGAGCAAACTGTTTTTTAGCGATGTCGTGGAATTTAGCGAGGAAGGAAGTACACAACTTCAACAAGCTGGTTCGGCTGCGGTGCTTCAGGGAATTCTCACAGCCTTGGAAGCTCAAACCCAATTGTCAGCAGACACCGCCCAAAACATGATTAAGCAGGTGGTGAAAGAGCAAAATGTGAAGAAAGGCTTGGTAATGCGATCGCTCCGAGCCGCTTTAACTGGAGATGTTCACGGCCCCGACCTGATCCAATCCTGGCTATTATTAAATCAGATTGGTTTAGATAAACCGCGCTTGAGTCAAGCGATCGCCGCAGCCAATTAAGGCACAGTAGCGGGTGCGAGGAAATATTTGAGATTTTAGGGGTACACATTTGTGTTCCCCTATTCATCAAGTAGAGCCAAAGATCATCATCCCAAATATTAAATCGAAAATAAGTAGTCAATTCCTCTCATTTTGGGAACCTGGCGTGTAAAATTCATGTCTTCAAGAACACTTAGAAATGAATGTAATTACAATGCCGAAAACAGCGCTCAATAGAGGGATAAGATTATCGTTCATGATAGTTACGCTCTTCATCACATCGGTAATTAATGCTGCTGCTGATGCTCAAGAAGCGCCACCGCCGATATTTGGAGATCTCACCATCAACCAGAAATTCTCCCCAGACCCCCTGACAGTTCGCGGGATGAGTGGCGGCTCTGTTCCTGGAAAACAGGTAGCTGGGAGGGCAGAAACACCCACTGGACCTTGTACTGGATTTGTTGATCAAGCACCAGACCATACCCTAGAACTAACAAGTAAATTTGACTATCTGAAGTTGCAAATACAAAGCCCTAAGGACACCACTATCATCATCAAGGGGCCTGGCGGTACTTGGTGTAATGACGATTTTAATGGCAAAAATCCTGGCATTGTTGGTGAATGGCTCAAGGGAACTTACCAAATTTGGGTTGGTTCCTACGACGAGGGCAAGTATTTCCCTTACACTCTAGAAATTACAGAAGCGAAGTAGGTCAAGGGCTTGCTGAGTGCTGAGTCCTCAGTGGGGGAGAAGAGGAAGGTATTTCTCCCCTAATTTCTCCTGCTTGC includes the following:
- the gltX gene encoding glutamate--tRNA ligase, which encodes MTVRVRIAPSPTGNLHIGTARTAVFNWLFARHHGGTFILRIEDTDLERSRPEYTDNILEGLRWLGLNWDEGPFYQSQRLHLYKEAVQKLLEQKLAYRCYTTSEELEAMREAQKARGDAPRYDNRHRNLTPEQQAAFEAEGRSSVIRFKIEDEREIVWNDLVRGKMSWKGSDLGGDMVIARASEDGIGQPLYNFVVVVDDIDMQISHVIRGEDHIANTGKQILLYEALGAKIPEFAHTPLILNMEGRKLSKRDGVTSISDFQQMGFTAEGLVNYMTLLGWSPPDSTQEIFTLDTAAKEFSFERVNKAGAKFDWDKLDWLNSQYLHSMPVDKLTDLLIPYWEGAGYNFAGGRERPWLEELVTLLSASLTRLVDAVAMSKLFFSDVVEFSEEGSTQLQQAGSAAVLQGILTALEAQTQLSADTAQNMIKQVVKEQNVKKGLVMRSLRAALTGDVHGPDLIQSWLLLNQIGLDKPRLSQAIAAAN